The Pseudonocardia sp. HH130630-07 DNA window GCGGCCGCGGTCAGCTCGCGGGCCAGCACGTCGGCGTCCCGGATCGCCGTCGCCGCCCCGAGCCCGCCGGTCGGGGGCATCGCGTGCACCGCGTCGCCGATCGCGGTGACCGTGCCGGACGGCCACGGCGCCGGATCGGCGTCCGGGTCCGCCGCGGTGAACCGGAAGTGCGCGACCGTCGCCGGGTCCAGCCGGTGTGCCAGCGCCCGCAGGTCCGGGTGCCAGTCCCGGAGAGTTTCCGTGAGCAGCGCGGCGAGCCCTGCGCCGTCGAGCCCGCGCGGGTCCCGGGGCCAGCGGTCGGCGGGCAGCAGCGGCCCGAGCACCAGCGACGCGGGCTCGGGGACGGCGGCCGGGGAGGTGCAGGCACCCGGGTCGACCGGGTTCGTCGCCGGGTCGTGCACGGAGAGGAACACCCCGAGCCCGCCCGGGCCGAACGCCAGCGCCGGGCCGTCGTGCAGCACCGGCGGGAGCAGGTCGCGGGCCCGCTCGTCCAGCCGCACGATGCCCGCGATCCCGTCGACGCCGGTCGGGGCGGCGAGCGGTCGCCCGGCGAGCGCCCGGGCGACGGCCGAGCCGGTGCCGTCCGCGCCGACGAGGACGTCCGCCGTCGTGGTCCCGCCGGTGCACCGCACCCGGATCCGGCCGTCGTCGGACGTGGCGTGGTCCCGGTAGGCCGAGCCCCACCGGACGTCGAGGTCGTGGGCGAGCAGCGTCCGCAGCGGGATCCGCCCGATCATCAGGCGCGCGCCGGGCGGCATGGTCTCCGCCGCCAGCACCCGCATCCGGTGGTCGCAGAAGGAGAACCGGCGGAACGCCGCGCCACCGGCGGCCGAGGCGAGCACCGCCTGCAGCACCGGGGGCGCCAGCAGGCGCCGCAGCGATCGGTGGGCGTCGTCGTCGAGGTGCAGCCGGTAGCCGCCGGTGTGCTCGGGCCGGGCGTCCCGCTCGTGCACCACCACCTCGATCCCGGCCCGGGTCAGCCCCTGGGCGAGCGCGAGCCCGCCGATACCGCCACCGACCACCACGACCCGCATGCCGCCTCCAGTATCAGGTTCCTGATTTCAGAATACGGTGCCTGATACCGTGCGCCGGTGCAAGACGCCGTCCCGCTGTGGGAGCTGATCCGGACCGCGCACGTCGTCGCCCGCGGGTTCCACGAGGTGTTCGCCGAGGCCGGGCTGACCGCGACCCAGTTCGGGGTGCTCGCCGAGCTGCGCGACCGGGAGCGGGACGGGATGCGGTCGCCCTCGCAGGCCGAGCTGGCCCGGGTGGTGCTGCTGCGGCCGCAGAGCGTGGGGGAGCTGGTCGCCGATCTGGTCGGCCGCGGGCTGGTGCGCCGGGACGGGCCGGGCGGGCGCGGGCGGCGGGCGGGGCTGGAGCTGACCGACGACGGGCACGCCGCCCTGGACCGGGCGTGGCCGCTGGTGGCGCGGTTCAACGCCCCGGCGTCGACCGGCCTGGACCCGGAGCGCTCCGCCGAGCTGGTGGCGATGCTGCGCACGGTGCGGGCCACGCTGTCGCCGGGCTCGGACTGAGCGCGTCCCGGGCGCGCGCCGGTCCGGTCACCGGGCGCGGCGGGGGCCGGGGAGCGCGCCGGGAGCCCTTCATGCCCGTGTGATCCCCGGGTGGGCATACTCGCGCTCGTGCGCTCCCTGCGGAAACGGACCCTGGTCCTGGCGGCCGTGCTCGTCGTACTGGCGGCCGGTGTCGTCGTGGCGGTGCTGCGCCCGTGGGGCGGCGCGGCGAGGACCGCCGAGCAGTACGTCACGGCGTGGGCGGCCGGTGACGCGCCGCGCGCCGCCGGGTACACCACCGATCCGGCGGGCGCCGGGACATACCTGGAGCGGGCCCGCGGGGACCTGGCCGCCGTCGCGATGACCGCCCGGGTCACCGGCACCCGGACCGAGGGGGAGCGGGCGACGTCCACCGTCGAGGTGGACTGGGACCTCGGCCAGGGCCGCCGCTGGACCTACCCGCTGGAGCTCCCGTTCGTGGCGGCGCCGGACTCGGCCGGGAACGACACCGGCTGGGCGGTCGACTGGTCCCCGGCCGCGTTCGCGCCCGGTCTGTCCGACGGGCAGCGGCCGGTGAACCGCACCGTCGCCGCGACCCCCGCACCCGTCCTGGACTCGACCGGGGCGACACTGCTCGCGCCGACCCCGGTCGTCACCGTGACGCTGGACAAGCGGCAGGCGAGCGCCGCCGCCGGACCGCTGGCCGGCGCGCTCGGTGCCGTCGACCCGGCCATCACCCGGCAGTCGATCACCGCCGGCGCGAACGGCACCCCGGACGGGCAGGCCTACACCGTCGCCGTCCTGCGCGGGCCCGACCACGACCGGGTCCGCGCGGCGATCGGGGACGTGCCCGGTGTGCGCTCGGTGCCGTCGACCCGGCTGCTCCCGCCGGACTCCGGGTTCGCCGGGCAGCTGCTGCAGGGGGCGAAGGACACCATCGACACCGCCGCCGGTGGCGCGCCGGGCTGGTCGGTGGACGCGGTCGGGGCGGACGGGACGACGGCGTCGTCGCTGGCCGGGGCCCCGCCCGGGACGGCGCAGCCGGTCACCCTGGAACTCGACCGCTCGGTCCAGCAGGCCGCCCAGGCCGCCGTCGACGGCGAGGCCCGGCAGACGATGATCGTGGCCGTCCGGCCGTCCACGGGGGCGGTGCTCGCCGTCGCGCAGAACGGCGCGGCCGACCGGGACGGTGCCGTGGCGCTGACCGGCCGGTACCCGCCCGGCTCGACCTTCAAGATGATCACGGCGTACGCGGCGATGCCGGCGGAGAACCTCACCCCGCAGTCGCCGGTGGAGTGCCCGGGCACCACGGTCATCGACGGGCGCACCATCCCCAACGAGGACACCTTCGCGCTGGGGACGGTCCCGCTGCAGCAGGCGTTCGCCCGCTCGTGCAACACGACCTTCACCCGGCTCGCCCTCGGCCTGCCCCCGGACGGCCTGCCGACGGCCGGGCTGGCCCTCGGTTTCGGCGCCGACTGGAACGTGCCGGGGATGACCACGATCACCGGCTCGGTGGACGCCGCGACCGACGACCTGCAGCGGGCGTCCGACGGCATGGGCCAGGGCGACGTGCTGGCCTCGCCGTTCGGGATGGCGATGGTGTCGGCGACGATCGCGCACGGCGCCCCGGTCACCCCGAGCCTGATCCGCGGCCAGCGGACCGAGCCGGTCGTCGCGCCCGGCACCCCGGACCGGGCGGTGCTCGACCAGCTGCGCCCGATGATGCGCGAGGTCGTCGTCTCCGGCACCGCGACCGCGGCGAACGGGCAGGGCGAGGTGTTCGGCAAGACCGGGACCGCGGAGTACGCCGGTCCGGACGGCACCAACCGGGCACACGGCTGGTTCACCGGGTACCGCGGCGACCTGGCGTTCGCGACCCTCATCGTGGACGGCGGGTCGTCCGGCCCGGCCGTCGGGCTGACGGCGCGGTTCCTGGAGCGGCTGCCCCGCTGATCCCGGGGGCGGCCTATCGTGGCGTGCGTGCAGCCGAGCCGCGTCCCCGTCATGGCGCTCGTGATCGACGTCGTCGCGGTGGTCGTCTTCGCCGCCGTCGGGCGGATCAACCACGCCGAGGCGGCGAGTGTCACCGGCCTGCTCGGGACGGCTCTGCCGTTCCTGGTCGGTATCGGTGCGGCCTGGGTGACGCCGTGGGTGCGGGCCGCCCCGGTGTCCCTGCGGGCCGGTCTGGTCGTGCTCGTGGGCACGGCGGGGATCGGGTTCCTGCTCCGGTGGGGGTTCCTGGGCCGGTTGCCGCTGTCGTTCGCGATCGTCGCGGTGATCGCGCTGACCGTCCTGCTGCTGGGCTGGCGCGGGATCTCCGCCGGTGTGGCGCGGCGGCGCTCGGAGGCCACCCGCGGCTGACGCGGGTCCCGGCGGCCGCCGCCGGACGAGGCATACCATGACGGGCATGTCGTCGCGCACGTTGCTCGTCCCCGGCACCCCGACCCCGATCCGCGAGGTGCCCGCGCACATCCCGCGCCCGGAGTACGTCGGCAAGCCGGCCCCGTCGCGCAGCCGTGCCGGTGACGTGCAGACCCCGGAGACGATCGAGCTCATGCGGCACGCCGGGCGGGTCGCCGCGCAGGCGCTGCGGCTGGCCGGGGAGACCGTCCGGCCGGGCATCACGACCGACGAGATCGACCGGGTCGTCCACGAGTTCCTGCTCGACCACGACGCGTACCCCTCGACGCTGGGCTACCGGGGGTTCCCGAAGTCCTGCTGCACCAGCCTCAACGAGGTCATCTGCCACGGCATCCCGGACACCACGGTGATCGACGACGGCGACGTCGTGAACGTCGACGTCACCGCGTTCGTCGGCGGGGTGCACGGCGACACGAACGCCACGTTCCTCGCCGGTGACGTGGCCGAGGAGCCGCGGCTGCTCGTCGAGCGCACCCGCGAGGCGACGATGCGGTCGATCAAGGCGGTCCGGCCCGGCCGGGAGCTGAACGTCGTCGGCCGGGTCATCGAGTCCTACGCCAAGCGCTTCGGCTACGGCGTGGTCCGCGACTTCACCGGGCACGGCATCGCGCACGAGTTCCACTCCGGCCTGGTCGTGCTGCACTACGACCAGCCGGACGTGCACACCGTCCTCGAGCCGGGGATGACCTTCACGATCGAGCCGATGATCACCCTCGGCGGGATCGAGCACGAGACCTGGGACGACGACTGGACCGTCGTGACCCGGGACCGGTCCTGGGTGGCCCAGTTCGAGCACACGATCGTCGTGACCGACGACGGCGCGGAGATCCTCACCCTGCCCTGAGCCGTCCGGATCCGTCCCACGTGCACGGCGGCCGGGCACCGGACGATCGTGCACACCGGCTGCCCGTTCCGTACCGGACCGTTCCCCGGCGGCCGAGGGTCGGGCACGGTACAAGCTCCAGTTGCATGGCGGAACGCTCCCGAGGGTGCTGTCCCGTGATCGAGGAGCGTCGTATGGGTATGTCCGCCGCACCCCGGACCGGTCCACGGATCCGGCCGTGGCAGGTGATGGTGGCCGTGGTCGTGTCGTCGGCCCTCGCGGCCGTGGCGCCGGTCGTGCCCGCGGCCGCGGAGGCCGGGCCCGCCGGCTTCTACGCCGCTCCCGACGACCAGGCCGACGCCTGGGTCGCCGGGCACCAGGGCGACGGTCGTGCCGCGCTGATCGGCGAGCGGATCGCGGCGGTGCCGCAGGGCCGGTGGTTCACCACGACCGACACCGCCGGGGTGCGGGCCGAGGTCGATGCCTACGTCGGTGCCGCCGCGGCGACCGGGACCACCCCGATCGTCGTGGTCTACGACCTGCCCGGCCGTGACTGCGGGGGTGCCAGCTCCGGCGGCGCGCCGTCGCACGAGGCCTACCGCGCGTGGATCGACCAGGTCGCTCTCGGCGTGGCCGGCCGCCGGGCCGCGGTGGTGCTCGAGCCGGACGCGCTGGCCCAGACGGACTGCCGGAGCGCGGAGCAGCAGGACGCCACCGAGGCCTCGTTGGCCTACGCCGCCGGGACGATCAAGGACGGGTCGGCCGCGACGAAGGTCTACCTGGACGCGGGGAACTCGGCCTGGACCTCCCCGGAGGAGATGGCCGACCGGCTCACGGCGGCCGGGGTCGCCGAGCACGCCGACGGGATCGCGACGAACGTGTCGAACTTCGGATGGCTGGGTGACGAGACCGCGTACGCCAAGGCGGTGCTGGGCGCGATCGGGTCGCCGGGGCTGACGGCGGTGATCGACACCAGCCGCAACGGCAACGGCCCGGCCGGGGGCGGTGAGTGGTGCGATCCGGCGGGCCGCGCGTCCGGGCCGGAGCCGAGCAGGGCGACCGGGGACGCGCAGATCGCGGCCTGGCTGTGGGTGAAGGGGCCCGGGGAGTCCGACGGCTGTGCCGCCGCGCCGGGCACGTTCGACCCCCAGGTCGCCTACGACCTGGCCGCCGGCAGCTGACCGATCCCGTGCGGCCCCCGGGCGCCGGTCGGACGTGCGGCCGGGTCCGGCCTCATCCGCCACGCCCGACGTCACGACCGCGGCGGATGTCCTCGACGAGCATCCGCACCAGCTGTTCCGCGCCGACCTGCCACGAGCCCTTCGCCAGGTGGCCGCTGAGCTCCATCCCCGCGATGCCGTGCGCGCTGCACATCAGCAGGGCGGCGTAGCGGGTGGCGTCGGGTTCGCCGACCAGCTCGGCGACGAGGGTCAGGTAGGCGTCCTCCAGGCGGCGTACTCCGTCGGCGGCCTCCTCGGTCACGACCGGGGCGCTGAACATCAGCGCGTAGTGGTGCGGCCGCGCGCGGGCCAGGTCGATGAGCGCGACGACGGCCCGTTCCAGGCGTGCGCCGGTGTCGAGCCCCGGGTCGGCGCCGAGTGCCTCCACATCGTCGGCGAGCGCGTGCCAGGTGTCGACGGCGAGCCGGGCCAGCAGGTGCTCCTTGTTGGTGAAGTGCCCGTAGGGCGCACCGCGCGAGACCCCGGCCCGCGCTCCCACCGCGCGCAGGGTCACCGCCTCCGGCCCGCCCTCGTCGAGGAGTTCGGAGGCCGATCGCACGAGCGTGCGCCGGGTCCTGGCTGCCGTCTCGGCCCGCGTCACCACGGCTGCACGTTAGTTGACAGTGTCATGCGAGCGGTAGAGAGTGGTTCGCATGACACCGTCATCTGAAATGACCCTGCGCCGCCTGCTGGACCGGGCCGAGATCCACGACGTCCAGCTGCGGTACGCGCTGGGTACGGACTCGCGGGACTGGGAGCTCTTCCGGAGCTGCTTCGCCGACCGGGTGCTGGTCGACTTCAGCGAGGGCTTCGGCCGGCCCGCCGCGCTCCTCGACGCCGACGAGTGGGTCGCGGGCACCGCGCCGCGCATGGAGTCCTTCGCCGCCACCCAGCACATGATCACCAACGTCACGATCACGTTCGACGACGAGGACCACGCCGGATGCCTGGCCCACGTCCAGGCCACGCATCACCTGCCCACCGCCACGGGCGGCAGCGACCAGACCGTGCACGGGTACTACGACAACCGTTTCGAGCGCACGCCCGACGGCTGGCGGATGTCCGCGGTGCGGCTGGTCCCGCGGTGGATGACCGGCAACTTCGGTGTCTTCCGGGCCGCGCTCGCCCACGAGCAAGGCTGAGGCCGTCGTGTCCCCGCGCAGAACGAGAAGCACACCGTCACCGCGACCCGATCTCTCCGGCCGCACCGTGGTGGTGACCGGCACCACCTCCGGGCTGGGCCTCGCGCTCTCCGGCGCGCTGGCCGGCGCCGGGGCCCGGGTCCTGATGACGGCGCGGGACGCCGGGCGGGGCGCCGCGGCCCTCGAGCGCGTCCGGGCCGGGATCCGGGGTCCGGGCTCCGCCGAGACGGTCGTGCTCGACCTCGCCGACCTGGCGAGCGTGCGCGCCGCCGCGGCGACGATCCGCGAGCGCAGCGGCGACCGGGTGGACGTGCTGGTGAACAACGCCGCGGTGTCCCTCGGGCCACGCGAGCGCACCCGCGACGGGTTCGAGCTGCAGATCGGCACCAACCACCTCGGCCCCGCCGCGCTGACCTGGCTGCTGATGCCGGCGCTGCGGGCGGCGGGCGAGCACCGGCGTCCCGCGCGGGTCGTGACGACGTCGAGCCTGGGCCACCGCACCGGCGGGCTCGATCTCGCCGACCTGCACTGGGCCCGCAGGCGCTACTCGACGACCCGGGCCTACGGCGCGTCGAAGCTCGCGAACCTGCTCTTCGCCGCCGAGCTCGACCGCCGGCTGCGCCGCGCCGGCGACCCGGTGATCTCCGTGGCCGCGCACCCGGGGCTGACCAGGTCGGAGCTGCTCACCAACGCTCTCGCCCGCAGGCGCACGTGGGGGGCCCGCCTGCTCGTGCTGCCCGATCGCCTGGTCTCCCAGCCCGTCGCCGTCGGGATCGAGCCCCAGCTCCTCGCCGCGACCGGACCGGTCGACGGCGGTGACTACGTCGGCCCGACCGGGTTCCGGGAGATGCGTGGCCCGGCCGGACCGGCGCGACGCTCGGCGGCCGCCCGCGACCGCCCGCTCGCCGCGGATCTCTGGCACCGCACGGGTGCCGCGACCGGTGTCACCCCCGATCCCTGACCCCTCCCCGAGCCGCACTCATGGAGCTTCGGCCCGGTCGCACGAGGCCGAAGCTCCATGAGTACGACAGGGGGAGGGGTGCCCCGCGGCGGGGCGGGGTGGCGGGCAGGAGGGGTCAGGCCGCCGCGCGGGAGCGCAG harbors:
- a CDS encoding SDR family NAD(P)-dependent oxidoreductase, encoding MTGTTSGLGLALSGALAGAGARVLMTARDAGRGAAALERVRAGIRGPGSAETVVLDLADLASVRAAAATIRERSGDRVDVLVNNAAVSLGPRERTRDGFELQIGTNHLGPAALTWLLMPALRAAGEHRRPARVVTTSSLGHRTGGLDLADLHWARRRYSTTRAYGASKLANLLFAAELDRRLRRAGDPVISVAAHPGLTRSELLTNALARRRTWGARLLVLPDRLVSQPVAVGIEPQLLAATGPVDGGDYVGPTGFREMRGPAGPARRSAAARDRPLAADLWHRTGAATGVTPDP
- a CDS encoding DUF3054 domain-containing protein, with the protein product MQPSRVPVMALVIDVVAVVVFAAVGRINHAEAASVTGLLGTALPFLVGIGAAWVTPWVRAAPVSLRAGLVVLVGTAGIGFLLRWGFLGRLPLSFAIVAVIALTVLLLGWRGISAGVARRRSEATRG
- a CDS encoding penicillin-binding transpeptidase domain-containing protein, which encodes MGILALVRSLRKRTLVLAAVLVVLAAGVVVAVLRPWGGAARTAEQYVTAWAAGDAPRAAGYTTDPAGAGTYLERARGDLAAVAMTARVTGTRTEGERATSTVEVDWDLGQGRRWTYPLELPFVAAPDSAGNDTGWAVDWSPAAFAPGLSDGQRPVNRTVAATPAPVLDSTGATLLAPTPVVTVTLDKRQASAAAGPLAGALGAVDPAITRQSITAGANGTPDGQAYTVAVLRGPDHDRVRAAIGDVPGVRSVPSTRLLPPDSGFAGQLLQGAKDTIDTAAGGAPGWSVDAVGADGTTASSLAGAPPGTAQPVTLELDRSVQQAAQAAVDGEARQTMIVAVRPSTGAVLAVAQNGAADRDGAVALTGRYPPGSTFKMITAYAAMPAENLTPQSPVECPGTTVIDGRTIPNEDTFALGTVPLQQAFARSCNTTFTRLALGLPPDGLPTAGLALGFGADWNVPGMTTITGSVDAATDDLQRASDGMGQGDVLASPFGMAMVSATIAHGAPVTPSLIRGQRTEPVVAPGTPDRAVLDQLRPMMREVVVSGTATAANGQGEVFGKTGTAEYAGPDGTNRAHGWFTGYRGDLAFATLIVDGGSSGPAVGLTARFLERLPR
- a CDS encoding nuclear transport factor 2 family protein gives rise to the protein MTLRRLLDRAEIHDVQLRYALGTDSRDWELFRSCFADRVLVDFSEGFGRPAALLDADEWVAGTAPRMESFAATQHMITNVTITFDDEDHAGCLAHVQATHHLPTATGGSDQTVHGYYDNRFERTPDGWRMSAVRLVPRWMTGNFGVFRAALAHEQG
- a CDS encoding glycoside hydrolase family 6 protein → MGMSAAPRTGPRIRPWQVMVAVVVSSALAAVAPVVPAAAEAGPAGFYAAPDDQADAWVAGHQGDGRAALIGERIAAVPQGRWFTTTDTAGVRAEVDAYVGAAAATGTTPIVVVYDLPGRDCGGASSGGAPSHEAYRAWIDQVALGVAGRRAAVVLEPDALAQTDCRSAEQQDATEASLAYAAGTIKDGSAATKVYLDAGNSAWTSPEEMADRLTAAGVAEHADGIATNVSNFGWLGDETAYAKAVLGAIGSPGLTAVIDTSRNGNGPAGGGEWCDPAGRASGPEPSRATGDAQIAAWLWVKGPGESDGCAAAPGTFDPQVAYDLAAGS
- a CDS encoding TetR/AcrR family transcriptional regulator — encoded protein: MVTRAETAARTRRTLVRSASELLDEGGPEAVTLRAVGARAGVSRGAPYGHFTNKEHLLARLAVDTWHALADDVEALGADPGLDTGARLERAVVALIDLARARPHHYALMFSAPVVTEEAADGVRRLEDAYLTLVAELVGEPDATRYAALLMCSAHGIAGMELSGHLAKGSWQVGAEQLVRMLVEDIRRGRDVGRGG
- a CDS encoding FAD-dependent oxidoreductase; translated protein: MRVVVVGGGIGGLALAQGLTRAGIEVVVHERDARPEHTGGYRLHLDDDAHRSLRRLLAPPVLQAVLASAAGGAAFRRFSFCDHRMRVLAAETMPPGARLMIGRIPLRTLLAHDLDVRWGSAYRDHATSDDGRIRVRCTGGTTTADVLVGADGTGSAVARALAGRPLAAPTGVDGIAGIVRLDERARDLLPPVLHDGPALAFGPGGLGVFLSVHDPATNPVDPGACTSPAAVPEPASLVLGPLLPADRWPRDPRGLDGAGLAALLTETLRDWHPDLRALAHRLDPATVAHFRFTAADPDADPAPWPSGTVTAIGDAVHAMPPTGGLGAATAIRDADVLARELTAAATGTTTIPLALHAYEREMATYGPVAVRESLGPLRVQRRMSGRAGAVALRAAGAWATARAHATARRAPSRTGRPG
- the map gene encoding type I methionyl aminopeptidase, which encodes MSSRTLLVPGTPTPIREVPAHIPRPEYVGKPAPSRSRAGDVQTPETIELMRHAGRVAAQALRLAGETVRPGITTDEIDRVVHEFLLDHDAYPSTLGYRGFPKSCCTSLNEVICHGIPDTTVIDDGDVVNVDVTAFVGGVHGDTNATFLAGDVAEEPRLLVERTREATMRSIKAVRPGRELNVVGRVIESYAKRFGYGVVRDFTGHGIAHEFHSGLVVLHYDQPDVHTVLEPGMTFTIEPMITLGGIEHETWDDDWTVVTRDRSWVAQFEHTIVVTDDGAEILTLP
- a CDS encoding MarR family winged helix-turn-helix transcriptional regulator, which codes for MQDAVPLWELIRTAHVVARGFHEVFAEAGLTATQFGVLAELRDRERDGMRSPSQAELARVVLLRPQSVGELVADLVGRGLVRRDGPGGRGRRAGLELTDDGHAALDRAWPLVARFNAPASTGLDPERSAELVAMLRTVRATLSPGSD